In the Phaseolus vulgaris cultivar G19833 chromosome 7, P. vulgaris v2.0, whole genome shotgun sequence genome, one interval contains:
- the LOC137829746 gene encoding VAN3-binding protein-like isoform X1, whose protein sequence is MEPKFTMNCGRNEFLKTRTGTHLPESPRVPMEFLSRSWSASAIEVSKALAPPPPPSSYTPSKPPIIPSCVTNSISEETSSAKSEEFSATMCGNQFSFASSATSQLVLDRIMSQSTREMPECVMCVRQEVSPLTSGRLSHSSEPLNGGASLTGTDSPPISPSDEFDDVVKFFRANNSIHPLFNGGRAMSGATGNATPCSGPKTVGRWLKDRREKKKEENRTHNAQLHAAISVAALAAAVAAVTAATAATSAASKDEKMAMSVASAATLVAAQCVEAAEAMGAERDHLASVVSSAVNVRSHDDITTLTAAAATALRGAATLKARASKEVWNINAVTPLEKGAVIGICGKSNNSNSSTSDSGEIMNGDNFLGSCNQELLARGTALLKRTRKGDLHWKVVSVYIHRTGQVMLKMKSRHVVGTITKKKKNVVLDVCTNLAAWPGRHLFNEGEERRYFGLKTEARGIVEFECRNQREYDIWTQGVSRLLSIVARRQNLNGV, encoded by the exons ATGGAACCCAAGTTCACAATGAATTGTGGCCGAAATGAGTTCCTCAAAACCAGAACTGGTACTCATTTGCCAGAAAGCCCAAGAGTACCAATGGAGTTTCTTTCAAGATCATGGAGTGCCTCTGCTATTGAGGTCTCTAAAGCCCTTGCACCTCCACCACCTCCTTCTTCTTACACACCTTCCAAGCCTCCCATTATACCCTCTTGTGTCACCAACTCCATTTCCGAAGAAACCTCTTCTGCTAAGTCAGAGGAATTCTCAGCAACCATGTGTGGCAACCAGTTCTCTTTTGCTTCCTCCGCTACTTCACAGCTCGTCCTTGACCGCATTATGTCACAGTCAACTAGAGAG ATGCCTGAATGTGTGATGTGTGTGAGACAGGAAGTGTCTCCATTAACGTCTGGTAGACTATCTCACAGCAGTGAACCTTTGAATGGTGGTGCTTCTTTAACCGGGACGGACAGTCCACCAATCTCTCCTTCTGACGAGTTTGACGATGTTGTCAAG TTTTTTCGGGCAAACAACTCCATTCACCCCTTATTCAATGGTGGGCGAGCCATGAGTGGTGCTACAGGCAATGCCACTCCTTGCTCCGGACCTAAAACAGTTGGAAGATGGTTGAAAGAcagaagagaaaagaagaaagaagaaaacagAACCCATAATGCTCAACTTCATGCTGCCATTTCTGTTGCTGCCTTAGCAGCTGCAGTTGCAGCTGTCACTGCCGCAACGGCAGCCACATCTGCGGCTTCCAAGGATGAGAAGATGGCCATGTCTGTTGCTTCTGCGGCCACTTTAGTTGCTGCTCAGTGTGTAGAGGCCGCTGAAGCAATGGGAGCTGAGAGAGATCACCTTGCTTCTGTGGTTAGCTCTGCTGTCAATGTCCGTTCTCATGATGATATCACAACACTTACAGCTGCAGCTGCCACAG CTCTACGTGGGGCAGCAACCTTGAAAGCAAGAGCATCGAAGGAGGTGTGGAATATTAATGCAGTGACTCCATTAGAGAAAGGAGCAGTTATTGGAATATGTGGTAAAAGCAACAACAGTAATTCTAGCACCAGTGATAGTGGGGAGATTATGAATGGTGACAATTTTTTGGGTTCCTGCAACCAAGAGCTCCTTGCTAGGGGCACTGCATTACTCAAAAGGACCCGCAAAG GTGATCTTCACTGGAAAGTAGTTTCAGTTTATATACATCGAACAGGCCAG GTAATGCTGAAAATGAAGAGCAGACACGTTGTAGGAACTATtaccaaaaagaaaaaga ATGTTGTGTTGGATGTGTGCACAAATTTAGCAGCGTGGCCAGGACGGCATCTGTTTAATGAGGGTGAAGAAAGAAGGTATTTTGGATTGAAGACGGAAGCCAGGGGCATTGTGGAGTTTGAATGTAGAAATCAAAGAGAATATGATATTTGGACCCAAGGGGTTTCTAGACTTCTTTCCATAGTTGCACGCAGACAAAACCTAAATGGGGTTTGA
- the LOC137829746 gene encoding VAN3-binding protein-like isoform X2 — MEPKFTMNCGRNEFLKTRTGTHLPESPRVPMEFLSRSWSASAIEVSKALAPPPPPSSYTPSKPPIIPSCVTNSISEETSSAKSEEFSATMCGNQFSFASSATSQLVLDRIMSQSTREEVSPLTSGRLSHSSEPLNGGASLTGTDSPPISPSDEFDDVVKFFRANNSIHPLFNGGRAMSGATGNATPCSGPKTVGRWLKDRREKKKEENRTHNAQLHAAISVAALAAAVAAVTAATAATSAASKDEKMAMSVASAATLVAAQCVEAAEAMGAERDHLASVVSSAVNVRSHDDITTLTAAAATALRGAATLKARASKEVWNINAVTPLEKGAVIGICGKSNNSNSSTSDSGEIMNGDNFLGSCNQELLARGTALLKRTRKGDLHWKVVSVYIHRTGQVMLKMKSRHVVGTITKKKKNVVLDVCTNLAAWPGRHLFNEGEERRYFGLKTEARGIVEFECRNQREYDIWTQGVSRLLSIVARRQNLNGV; from the exons ATGGAACCCAAGTTCACAATGAATTGTGGCCGAAATGAGTTCCTCAAAACCAGAACTGGTACTCATTTGCCAGAAAGCCCAAGAGTACCAATGGAGTTTCTTTCAAGATCATGGAGTGCCTCTGCTATTGAGGTCTCTAAAGCCCTTGCACCTCCACCACCTCCTTCTTCTTACACACCTTCCAAGCCTCCCATTATACCCTCTTGTGTCACCAACTCCATTTCCGAAGAAACCTCTTCTGCTAAGTCAGAGGAATTCTCAGCAACCATGTGTGGCAACCAGTTCTCTTTTGCTTCCTCCGCTACTTCACAGCTCGTCCTTGACCGCATTATGTCACAGTCAACTAGAGAG GAAGTGTCTCCATTAACGTCTGGTAGACTATCTCACAGCAGTGAACCTTTGAATGGTGGTGCTTCTTTAACCGGGACGGACAGTCCACCAATCTCTCCTTCTGACGAGTTTGACGATGTTGTCAAG TTTTTTCGGGCAAACAACTCCATTCACCCCTTATTCAATGGTGGGCGAGCCATGAGTGGTGCTACAGGCAATGCCACTCCTTGCTCCGGACCTAAAACAGTTGGAAGATGGTTGAAAGAcagaagagaaaagaagaaagaagaaaacagAACCCATAATGCTCAACTTCATGCTGCCATTTCTGTTGCTGCCTTAGCAGCTGCAGTTGCAGCTGTCACTGCCGCAACGGCAGCCACATCTGCGGCTTCCAAGGATGAGAAGATGGCCATGTCTGTTGCTTCTGCGGCCACTTTAGTTGCTGCTCAGTGTGTAGAGGCCGCTGAAGCAATGGGAGCTGAGAGAGATCACCTTGCTTCTGTGGTTAGCTCTGCTGTCAATGTCCGTTCTCATGATGATATCACAACACTTACAGCTGCAGCTGCCACAG CTCTACGTGGGGCAGCAACCTTGAAAGCAAGAGCATCGAAGGAGGTGTGGAATATTAATGCAGTGACTCCATTAGAGAAAGGAGCAGTTATTGGAATATGTGGTAAAAGCAACAACAGTAATTCTAGCACCAGTGATAGTGGGGAGATTATGAATGGTGACAATTTTTTGGGTTCCTGCAACCAAGAGCTCCTTGCTAGGGGCACTGCATTACTCAAAAGGACCCGCAAAG GTGATCTTCACTGGAAAGTAGTTTCAGTTTATATACATCGAACAGGCCAG GTAATGCTGAAAATGAAGAGCAGACACGTTGTAGGAACTATtaccaaaaagaaaaaga ATGTTGTGTTGGATGTGTGCACAAATTTAGCAGCGTGGCCAGGACGGCATCTGTTTAATGAGGGTGAAGAAAGAAGGTATTTTGGATTGAAGACGGAAGCCAGGGGCATTGTGGAGTTTGAATGTAGAAATCAAAGAGAATATGATATTTGGACCCAAGGGGTTTCTAGACTTCTTTCCATAGTTGCACGCAGACAAAACCTAAATGGGGTTTGA
- the LOC137829746 gene encoding VAN3-binding protein-like isoform X4, with protein sequence MEPKFTMNCGRNEFLKTRTGTHLPESPRVPMEFLSRSWSASAIEVSKALAPPPPPSSYTPSKPPIIPSCVTNSISEETSSAKSEEFSATMCGNQFSFASSATSQLVLDRIMSQSTREEVSPLTSGRLSHSSEPLNGGASLTGTDSPPISPSDEFDDVVKFFRANNSIHPLFNGGRAMSGATGNATPCSGPKTVGRWLKDRREKKKEENRTHNAQLHAAISVAALAAAVAAVTAATAATSAASKDEKMAMSVASAATLVAAQCVEAAEAMGAERDHLASVVSSAVNVRSHDDITTLTAAAATALRGAATLKARASKEVWNINAVTPLEKGAVIGICGKSNNSNSSTSDSGEIMNGDNFLGSCNQELLARGTALLKRTRKGDLHWKVVSVYIHRTGQVFVLSKIHIRWN encoded by the exons ATGGAACCCAAGTTCACAATGAATTGTGGCCGAAATGAGTTCCTCAAAACCAGAACTGGTACTCATTTGCCAGAAAGCCCAAGAGTACCAATGGAGTTTCTTTCAAGATCATGGAGTGCCTCTGCTATTGAGGTCTCTAAAGCCCTTGCACCTCCACCACCTCCTTCTTCTTACACACCTTCCAAGCCTCCCATTATACCCTCTTGTGTCACCAACTCCATTTCCGAAGAAACCTCTTCTGCTAAGTCAGAGGAATTCTCAGCAACCATGTGTGGCAACCAGTTCTCTTTTGCTTCCTCCGCTACTTCACAGCTCGTCCTTGACCGCATTATGTCACAGTCAACTAGAGAG GAAGTGTCTCCATTAACGTCTGGTAGACTATCTCACAGCAGTGAACCTTTGAATGGTGGTGCTTCTTTAACCGGGACGGACAGTCCACCAATCTCTCCTTCTGACGAGTTTGACGATGTTGTCAAG TTTTTTCGGGCAAACAACTCCATTCACCCCTTATTCAATGGTGGGCGAGCCATGAGTGGTGCTACAGGCAATGCCACTCCTTGCTCCGGACCTAAAACAGTTGGAAGATGGTTGAAAGAcagaagagaaaagaagaaagaagaaaacagAACCCATAATGCTCAACTTCATGCTGCCATTTCTGTTGCTGCCTTAGCAGCTGCAGTTGCAGCTGTCACTGCCGCAACGGCAGCCACATCTGCGGCTTCCAAGGATGAGAAGATGGCCATGTCTGTTGCTTCTGCGGCCACTTTAGTTGCTGCTCAGTGTGTAGAGGCCGCTGAAGCAATGGGAGCTGAGAGAGATCACCTTGCTTCTGTGGTTAGCTCTGCTGTCAATGTCCGTTCTCATGATGATATCACAACACTTACAGCTGCAGCTGCCACAG CTCTACGTGGGGCAGCAACCTTGAAAGCAAGAGCATCGAAGGAGGTGTGGAATATTAATGCAGTGACTCCATTAGAGAAAGGAGCAGTTATTGGAATATGTGGTAAAAGCAACAACAGTAATTCTAGCACCAGTGATAGTGGGGAGATTATGAATGGTGACAATTTTTTGGGTTCCTGCAACCAAGAGCTCCTTGCTAGGGGCACTGCATTACTCAAAAGGACCCGCAAAG GTGATCTTCACTGGAAAGTAGTTTCAGTTTATATACATCGAACAGGCCAGGTATTTGTTCTTTCAAAAATTCATATCAGATGGAATTGA
- the LOC137829746 gene encoding VAN3-binding protein-like isoform X3 codes for MEPKFTMNCGRNEFLKTRTGTHLPESPRVPMEFLSRSWSASAIEVSKALAPPPPPSSYTPSKPPIIPSCVTNSISEETSSAKSEEFSATMCGNQFSFASSATSQLVLDRIMSQSTREMPECVMCVRQEVSPLTSGRLSHSSEPLNGGASLTGTDSPPISPSDEFDDVVKFFRANNSIHPLFNGGRAMSGATGNATPCSGPKTVGRWLKDRREKKKEENRTHNAQLHAAISVAALAAAVAAVTAATAATSAASKDEKMAMSVASAATLVAAQCVEAAEAMGAERDHLASVVSSAVNVRSHDDITTLTAAAATALRGAATLKARASKEVWNINAVTPLEKGAVIGICGKSNNSNSSTSDSGEIMNGDNFLGSCNQELLARGTALLKRTRKGDLHWKVVSVYIHRTGQVFVLSKIHIRWN; via the exons ATGGAACCCAAGTTCACAATGAATTGTGGCCGAAATGAGTTCCTCAAAACCAGAACTGGTACTCATTTGCCAGAAAGCCCAAGAGTACCAATGGAGTTTCTTTCAAGATCATGGAGTGCCTCTGCTATTGAGGTCTCTAAAGCCCTTGCACCTCCACCACCTCCTTCTTCTTACACACCTTCCAAGCCTCCCATTATACCCTCTTGTGTCACCAACTCCATTTCCGAAGAAACCTCTTCTGCTAAGTCAGAGGAATTCTCAGCAACCATGTGTGGCAACCAGTTCTCTTTTGCTTCCTCCGCTACTTCACAGCTCGTCCTTGACCGCATTATGTCACAGTCAACTAGAGAG ATGCCTGAATGTGTGATGTGTGTGAGACAGGAAGTGTCTCCATTAACGTCTGGTAGACTATCTCACAGCAGTGAACCTTTGAATGGTGGTGCTTCTTTAACCGGGACGGACAGTCCACCAATCTCTCCTTCTGACGAGTTTGACGATGTTGTCAAG TTTTTTCGGGCAAACAACTCCATTCACCCCTTATTCAATGGTGGGCGAGCCATGAGTGGTGCTACAGGCAATGCCACTCCTTGCTCCGGACCTAAAACAGTTGGAAGATGGTTGAAAGAcagaagagaaaagaagaaagaagaaaacagAACCCATAATGCTCAACTTCATGCTGCCATTTCTGTTGCTGCCTTAGCAGCTGCAGTTGCAGCTGTCACTGCCGCAACGGCAGCCACATCTGCGGCTTCCAAGGATGAGAAGATGGCCATGTCTGTTGCTTCTGCGGCCACTTTAGTTGCTGCTCAGTGTGTAGAGGCCGCTGAAGCAATGGGAGCTGAGAGAGATCACCTTGCTTCTGTGGTTAGCTCTGCTGTCAATGTCCGTTCTCATGATGATATCACAACACTTACAGCTGCAGCTGCCACAG CTCTACGTGGGGCAGCAACCTTGAAAGCAAGAGCATCGAAGGAGGTGTGGAATATTAATGCAGTGACTCCATTAGAGAAAGGAGCAGTTATTGGAATATGTGGTAAAAGCAACAACAGTAATTCTAGCACCAGTGATAGTGGGGAGATTATGAATGGTGACAATTTTTTGGGTTCCTGCAACCAAGAGCTCCTTGCTAGGGGCACTGCATTACTCAAAAGGACCCGCAAAG GTGATCTTCACTGGAAAGTAGTTTCAGTTTATATACATCGAACAGGCCAGGTATTTGTTCTTTCAAAAATTCATATCAGATGGAATTGA
- the LOC137829747 gene encoding protein LIFEGUARD 2-like: protein MWNQPFGKTDLESGARPLYPMMLESPDLRWSFIRKVYSIIAIQLLVTIVIGAVVVTVRPIGVFFATTGAGLALYIVLIFVPFITLCPLYYYYQKHPINYLLLGVFTVSLSFVVGLSCAFTSEKVILEAVILTAVVVIGLTLYTFWAARRGQDFNFLGPFLFGAVLVLMVFALIQVLFPLGKLSVMIYGCLAALIFCGYIVYDTDNLIKRYSYDEFIWASVSLYLDIINLFLSLLTIFRAADN, encoded by the exons ATGTGGAACCAGCCATTCGGGAAAACGGATTTGGAGAGTGGGGCGCGGCCTCTCTATCCGATGATGCTGGAGAGCCCCGATCTACGGTGGTCCTTCATCCGGAAAGTCTACTCCATCATCGCCATCCAGTTGCTCGTCACCATCGTCATCGGCGCCGTCGTCGTCACTGTCCGCCCAATCGGCGTCTTCTTCGCCACCACCGGCGCCGGATTGGCTCTCTACATcgttctcatctttgtcccctTCATCA CGTTGTGTCCGCTTTACTACTATTACCAGAAGCATCCCATCAACTACCTACTCCTAGGGGTTTTCACTGTTTCTCTTTCCTTTGTCGTTGGATTGAGTTGCGCCTTTACTAGCG AGAAAGTTATTCTGGAAGCTGTAATACTGACCGCTGTAGTGGTGATTGGTCTGACTCTCTACACATTTTGGGCTGCTAGGAGAGGCCAAGATTTCAACTTTCTTGGCCCCTTCTTGTTTGGTGCTGTGCTAGTTCTTATGGTCTTTGCTCTGATTCAG GTTCTGTTTCCATTGGGTAAGCTGTCTGTGATGATCTATGGGTGCTTGGCGGCCCTTATATTTTGTGGGTACATCGTATACGACACAGACAACCTGATTAAGAGATATTCGTATGATGAATTCATTTGGGCTTCGGTCTCCTTGTATCTGGACATCATCAATCTCTTCCTGTCTCTGCTCACTATTTTTAGAGCTGCTGATAATTAG